The Amycolatopsis sp. DG1A-15b genome window below encodes:
- a CDS encoding glycohydrolase toxin TNT-related protein (This protein contains a domain related to Tuberculosis Necrotizing Toxin, which is the C-terminal effector domain of outer membrane channel protein CpnT, and which has a lethal NAD+-glycohydrolase activity.) produces MRVAQPTTQLNATEQDTLVKQIGLALLRAAPRDWRKVTAEYRAVGRYHELTGEIVTEDGTVHEWLATHDIATLFGRLRGGMYRDGRGTWFNARYQLDHPSSYNLEYNRDEPVWNLAPPPQAYSDELRMFPRTEENVPEWLIRRMSGLGPEQPGPHFRIARIFDTVGPAGRPVINRPDLEVDEQDRLLEYLEHAPLVVPERGYDIDRLAATPEATVPVAFHSDGQWIWPAAVNFYLHKYGVSPEPDLVEHVRAVGFALPPVDEPTLQAAAAYLTRGNQPPPQQQRPAGPPPQGPPPQGLPPQSPPQQQAPAGPPPVAPPPVAQQQPQEPPAPVEAPLSVHAPAEPEAPAEEHEYAEEGFDEQEFEDRFAEEDHQYGDEEYAQQPEHAAGANGSSPEAGRVPDLEETAEYVPDQPIGQEQQPPRDGEPFPRRDDEHAAFQPPREDEHAFPAEQAFEPGQARHDEEPADHREDEPAHAAFDSGPPGPDDEAGHAFDTGRPQQDDEPSHAAFQPPGHEDEPDFSSGQSPRHDDELSHAFQAGLPPHQDDEPSHAFQADRPPQRDDEPSHAFQTGRPPQRDDEPSHAAFQPPRHEDEHAFQPPGQPGRPDGEPSFQPPRREQAAFDPGPPTMITQPEVPGVLPVPEPPAPQPAAQAEPPAPPRPGRRALRRETPDHPVLAGLQAKLDELDVPESGYKLGEPAEHGWSVEEVDDGWRVGWYDGKLSNPAVFGDAEDAAAFMLGKLLLNPEGHLPPEEPPAPEPEPEPEPAAPQRVVATLSPEVATGSYPVRKPVPPQEQTAFTSADELFGDLEDDEPPAPPRQPAPVPAGPPPMAQQAGPPPAAPAPPRREPPSAPTVLAPMPQGVLPVPPPPPAGAPALPRRDEPARPAVNGGGSGGQQQWPIGPLAGEPPLTLFRGKELRELPAGSELDRFGGPNGNLTYAAGTPFAERSLVPEWINRPYHVYRVQRPLEALAGVAIPWFNQPGGGSAYLLPASIEELLAEGDLIELDPGEPPID; encoded by the coding sequence GTGCGGGTGGCACAACCGACGACGCAGCTGAACGCGACCGAGCAGGACACCCTGGTCAAGCAGATCGGACTTGCCCTGCTCCGTGCCGCCCCGCGCGACTGGCGCAAGGTCACCGCGGAGTACCGAGCGGTCGGCAGGTACCACGAGCTGACCGGCGAGATCGTCACCGAGGACGGCACGGTGCACGAGTGGCTCGCCACCCACGACATCGCGACCCTGTTCGGCAGGCTCCGCGGTGGCATGTACCGCGACGGACGCGGAACGTGGTTCAACGCGCGCTACCAGCTCGACCACCCGTCCAGCTACAACCTCGAGTACAACCGCGACGAACCGGTGTGGAACCTCGCGCCGCCGCCGCAGGCCTACTCCGACGAGCTGCGGATGTTCCCGCGCACCGAGGAGAACGTCCCCGAATGGCTGATCCGGCGGATGTCCGGGCTCGGCCCGGAGCAGCCGGGGCCGCACTTCCGGATCGCCCGGATCTTCGACACCGTCGGCCCGGCCGGCCGGCCGGTGATCAACCGGCCCGACCTCGAGGTCGACGAGCAGGACCGGCTGCTGGAGTACCTCGAGCACGCCCCGCTCGTGGTGCCCGAGCGCGGCTACGACATCGACCGGCTGGCCGCGACGCCGGAAGCGACCGTCCCGGTCGCCTTCCACAGCGACGGCCAGTGGATCTGGCCCGCCGCCGTCAACTTCTACCTCCACAAGTACGGCGTTTCGCCCGAACCGGACCTGGTCGAGCACGTCCGCGCGGTCGGCTTCGCGCTGCCGCCGGTGGACGAGCCGACGCTGCAGGCCGCCGCCGCGTACCTCACCCGGGGCAACCAGCCGCCACCGCAGCAGCAGCGCCCGGCCGGGCCGCCGCCCCAGGGACCGCCCCCGCAGGGGCTGCCGCCCCAGAGCCCCCCGCAGCAGCAGGCGCCCGCGGGCCCGCCGCCCGTCGCGCCCCCGCCCGTCGCGCAGCAGCAGCCCCAGGAACCGCCCGCGCCGGTGGAAGCACCGCTCTCGGTGCACGCGCCGGCCGAACCGGAGGCGCCGGCCGAAGAGCACGAATACGCCGAAGAGGGCTTCGACGAGCAGGAGTTCGAAGACCGCTTCGCCGAAGAGGACCACCAGTACGGCGACGAGGAGTACGCGCAGCAGCCCGAGCACGCGGCCGGGGCGAACGGCTCGTCGCCGGAAGCGGGCCGGGTACCCGACCTGGAAGAGACCGCGGAATACGTCCCCGACCAGCCGATCGGGCAGGAACAGCAGCCGCCGCGGGACGGCGAGCCCTTCCCGCGGCGCGACGACGAGCACGCCGCCTTCCAGCCCCCGCGGGAAGACGAGCACGCCTTCCCGGCCGAGCAGGCGTTCGAGCCGGGTCAGGCCCGGCACGACGAGGAACCGGCGGACCACCGGGAGGACGAGCCGGCGCACGCGGCGTTCGACTCCGGTCCGCCCGGGCCGGACGACGAGGCGGGGCACGCGTTCGACACGGGCCGGCCGCAGCAGGACGACGAGCCGTCGCACGCCGCCTTCCAGCCCCCGGGCCACGAGGACGAACCCGACTTCTCATCGGGCCAATCGCCGCGGCACGACGACGAGCTTTCGCACGCCTTCCAGGCCGGCCTGCCGCCGCACCAGGACGACGAGCCCTCGCACGCCTTCCAAGCCGACCGGCCGCCGCAGCGCGACGACGAGCCGTCGCACGCCTTCCAAACCGGCCGGCCGCCGCAGCGCGACGACGAGCCGTCGCACGCCGCCTTCCAGCCGCCGCGGCACGAGGACGAGCACGCCTTCCAGCCCCCGGGCCAGCCCGGCCGGCCGGACGGTGAGCCCTCGTTCCAGCCGCCCCGGCGAGAGCAGGCCGCGTTCGACCCCGGGCCGCCGACCATGATCACCCAGCCCGAGGTGCCCGGCGTGCTGCCGGTGCCGGAGCCGCCGGCACCCCAGCCCGCCGCCCAGGCCGAGCCGCCCGCTCCCCCGCGTCCGGGCCGCCGGGCGCTGCGCCGCGAAACTCCGGACCACCCGGTGCTCGCCGGCCTGCAGGCCAAGCTCGACGAGCTCGACGTCCCCGAAAGTGGCTACAAGCTGGGCGAACCCGCCGAGCACGGCTGGAGCGTCGAAGAGGTCGATGACGGCTGGCGCGTCGGCTGGTACGACGGCAAGCTCAGCAACCCCGCGGTGTTCGGCGACGCCGAGGACGCGGCCGCGTTCATGCTCGGCAAGCTGCTGCTCAACCCGGAGGGCCACCTGCCCCCCGAGGAGCCGCCCGCGCCGGAACCGGAACCCGAGCCGGAACCGGCCGCCCCGCAGCGGGTCGTCGCGACGCTCTCGCCCGAGGTCGCGACCGGCTCGTACCCGGTCCGCAAGCCGGTGCCGCCGCAGGAGCAGACCGCGTTCACCAGCGCCGACGAACTCTTCGGCGACCTCGAGGACGACGAGCCGCCGGCCCCGCCGCGCCAGCCGGCGCCGGTCCCGGCCGGGCCGCCGCCGATGGCCCAGCAGGCCGGTCCGCCGCCCGCAGCGCCCGCACCGCCCCGGCGCGAACCGCCGTCGGCGCCGACGGTCCTGGCCCCGATGCCGCAGGGTGTCCTGCCGGTGCCACCGCCTCCTCCGGCAGGCGCGCCCGCGCTGCCGCGCCGGGACGAGCCGGCCCGCCCGGCCGTCAACGGTGGGGGGAGCGGAGGCCAGCAGCAGTGGCCGATCGGCCCGCTGGCCGGTGAGCCGCCGCTGACGCTGTTCCGCGGCAAGGAGCTGCGCGAACTGCCTGCCGGCAGCGAGCTGGACCGCTTCGGCGGCCCGAACGGCAACCTGACGTACGCGGCGGGCACGCCGTTCGCCGAGCGGTCGCTGGTGCCGGAGTGGATCAACCGCCCGTACCACGTCTACCGGGTGCAACGGCCGCTGGAGGCGCTGGCCGGCGTCGCGATCCCGTGGTTCAACCAGCCGGGCGGCGGGTCGGCGTACCTGCTGCCGGCGTCGATCGAAGAACTCCTGGCCGAGGGCGACCTGATCGAGCTCGACCCGGGCGAACCCCCGATCGATTGA
- a CDS encoding DUF3017 domain-containing protein, with protein sequence MTMTEDRRDIGDRRSGRGRFSQLPFAVVLLVVAVAALRIFQYHWREGTALIGAALLLAAVLRVALPTARAGLLAIRGKLVDVVTFTCLAVAVLYVALTIIGGPLGSS encoded by the coding sequence ATGACCATGACCGAAGACCGGCGGGACATCGGCGACCGCCGGAGCGGGCGAGGCCGGTTCAGCCAGCTGCCGTTCGCGGTGGTGCTGCTGGTGGTGGCCGTCGCGGCGCTGCGGATCTTCCAGTACCACTGGCGGGAGGGCACGGCGCTGATCGGCGCCGCGCTCCTCCTCGCCGCGGTGTTGCGGGTGGCGCTGCCGACGGCCAGGGCGGGCCTCCTGGCGATCCGGGGCAAGCTCGTCGACGTCGTGACGTTCACGTGCTTGGCGGTGGCGGTGCTGTACGTCGCCCTGACGATCATCGGCGGCCCGCTCGGCTCCTCTTAG
- a CDS encoding bifunctional methylenetetrahydrofolate dehydrogenase/methenyltetrahydrofolate cyclohydrolase, which translates to MTAKILDGKATKNAIFAELEPRVAALAAKGVTPGLGTVLVGDDPGSHSYVRMKHADSGKIGINSIRRDLPADITQEKLEAVIDELNADPACHGYIVQLPLPKHLDANRVLERIDPEKDADGLAPVSLGRLVLGQRGALPCTPYGIIELLKRHGVELNGARVTVVGRGITVGRTLGLLLTRRSENATVTLCHTGTRDLAAEVRRADVVVAAAGVPGIITPDMVAPGAAVLDVGVSHVDGKLTGDVHPDVAEVAGWISPNPGGVGPMTRAMLVSNVVEAAERSVQG; encoded by the coding sequence GTGACGGCGAAGATTCTCGACGGCAAGGCCACCAAGAACGCCATTTTCGCGGAGCTCGAGCCCCGCGTCGCGGCCCTCGCCGCGAAGGGGGTGACGCCCGGCCTCGGCACCGTCCTGGTCGGCGACGACCCGGGGTCGCACTCGTACGTGCGGATGAAGCACGCCGACAGCGGCAAGATCGGGATCAACTCGATCCGCCGCGATCTGCCGGCCGACATCACCCAGGAGAAGCTCGAAGCCGTCATCGACGAGCTGAACGCCGACCCGGCCTGCCACGGCTACATCGTGCAGCTGCCGCTGCCGAAGCACCTCGACGCGAACCGCGTGCTCGAGCGGATCGACCCGGAGAAGGACGCCGACGGCCTCGCGCCGGTCAGCCTCGGCCGGCTCGTGCTGGGCCAGCGGGGCGCGCTGCCGTGCACGCCGTACGGGATCATCGAGCTGCTCAAGCGGCACGGCGTCGAGCTGAACGGCGCGCGGGTCACCGTGGTCGGCCGCGGCATCACCGTCGGCCGCACGCTGGGCCTGCTGCTGACCCGCCGCAGCGAAAACGCCACCGTGACCCTGTGCCACACCGGCACCCGCGACCTCGCCGCCGAGGTCCGCCGCGCCGACGTCGTGGTCGCCGCGGCCGGGGTGCCGGGGATCATCACGCCGGACATGGTGGCGCCGGGCGCCGCGGTGCTCGACGTCGGCGTGTCCCACGTGGACGGCAAGCTCACCGGCGATGTTCACCCGGACGTGGCCGAGGTGGCCGGCTGGATTTCGCCCAACCCGGGCGGAGTCGGCCCGATGACGCGGGCGATGCTCGTCAGCAACGTCGTCGAGGCGGCGGAACGCTCGGTTCAAGGCTGA